Proteins found in one Triticum aestivum cultivar Chinese Spring chromosome 4D, IWGSC CS RefSeq v2.1, whole genome shotgun sequence genomic segment:
- the LOC123099666 gene encoding monooxygenase 3 (The sequence of the model RefSeq protein was modified relative to this genomic sequence to represent the inferred CDS: added 17 bases not found in genome assembly), whose translation MLVVAMAPLTTFVSSPAHHPCSYSYHRRRRGAVSASSSSSSAKAEDVVIVGAGIAGLATALSLRRLGVSAIVLEQGPSLRAGGTSLTLFKNGWRVLDSIGVADELRAKYLRVQGMRMRSSAGGRDLREFSFEEEAPGQEVRAVERGALLATMASKLPPGAISFSSKLKSVAGQGPDGTLLELQDGRQLLSKVVLGCDGVNSPIARWMGFSEPRYVGHMAFRGLADYAGGQPFESKVNYIYGRGVRAGFVPVSPTKVYWFICFNSETPGRKTTDGAALKREALELVRGWPDDLVAVMRSTPDDAVVKTPLVDRWLWPGLAPPASRGGVVLVGDAWHPMTPNLGQGACCALEDAVVLARHLAPAVLAGDDVGEALRRYESERWGRVFPLTARAGLVGALVQWGNPVVCAARDGVVIPRLVRLGPFLEHTNFECGLLDPAAPSA comes from the exons GGCACCGCTGACCACCTTCGTGTCCTCCCCTGCGCATCACCCTTGTTCCTATTCGTATCACCGCCGTCGCCGGGGTGCCGTCTCTGCGTCTTCGTCATCCTCCTCTGCTAAGGCGGAGGACGTCGTCATCGTGGGTGCGGGCATCGCGGGTCTGGCCACCGCGCTCTCCCTGCGCCGGCTCGGCGTGAGCGCCATCGTGCTGGAGCAGGGCCCGTCCCTGCGCGCGGGCGGCACGTCGCTGACACTGTTCAAGAACGGGTGGCGCGTGCTGGACTCCATCGGCGTCGCGGACGAGCTCCGGGCCAAGTACCTCCGCGTCCAGGG GATGAGGATGCGGTCGTCGGCGGGCGGGCGTGACCTGCGCGAGTTCTCCTTCGAGGAAGAGGCTCCCGG GCAGGAGGTGCGGGCGGTGGAGAGGGGAGCGCTCCTCGCGACGATGGCCTCCAAGCTCCCGCCAGGCGCCATCTCCTTCTCGTCCAAGCTCAAATCCGTCGCCGGCCAAGGGCCCGACGGCACCCTGCTGGAGCTCCAGGACGGGAGGCAGCTCCTGTCCAAAGTGGTGCTGGGCTGCGACGGCGTCAACTCCCCGATCGCGAGGTGGATGGGGTTCTCGGAGCCCCGGTACGTGGGGCACATGGCGTTCCGTGGCCTCGCGGACTACGCCGGCGGGCAGCCGTTCGAGTCCAAGGTGAACTATATCTACGGCCGGGGCGTCCGCGCCGGCTTCGTCCCGGTCTCCCCGACCAAAGTCTACTGGTTCATCTGCTTCAATAGCGAAACCCCAG GGCGCAAGACAACGGATGGCGCGGCGCTTAAGAGGGAGGCCCTGGAACTGGTGCGGGGCTGGCCTGACGATCTGGTCGCCGTGATGCGGAGCACGCCGGACGACGCCGTAGTGAAGACGCCCCTCGTGGACCGTTGGCTCTGGCCGGGGCTGGCGCCCCCGGCGTCCAGGGGCGGCGTGGTGCTCGTCGGTGACGCGTGGCACCCGATGACGCCCAACCTCGGCCAGGGCGCGTGCTGCGCGCTCGAGGACGCCGTCGTGCTGGCGCGCCACCTCGCGCCCGCGGTGCTCGCGGGCGACGACGTCGGCGAGGCGTTGCGCAGGTACGAGAGCGAGAGGTGGGGGCGAGTGTTCCCGCTGACGGCGCGCGCGGGGCTCGTCGGCGCGCTGGTGCAGTGGGGCAACCCGGTGGTGTGCGCAGCGCGGGACGGCGTGGTCATCCCGAGGCTGGTCAGGCTGGGGCCGTTCCTCGAGCACACCAACTTCGAGTGTGGCCTGCTCGACCCGGCGGCGCCGTCGGCATGA
- the LOC123096316 gene encoding nucleoside diphosphate kinase 1: MEQTFIMIKPDGVQRGLIGDIISRFEKKGYYLKAMKFMNVEKSFAQQHYADLSAQPFFAKLVDYIISGPVVAMVWEGKDVVLTGRRIIGATRPWEAAPGTIRGDHAVEVSRNVIHGSDSVENGKKEIALWFPGGLAEWKSNLHPWIYEN; encoded by the exons ATGGAGCAGACTTTCATCATGATCAAGCCCGACGGCGTCCAGAGAGGCCTG ATTGGGGATATCATCAGCCGATTTGAGAAGAAAGGGTACTACTTGAAGG CGATGAAGTTTATGAATGTGGAGAAATCCTTCGCGCAGCAGCACTATGCCGATCTCTCTGCCCAGCCCTTCTTTGCCAAGTTGGTGGATTACATCATTTCCGGCCCTGTTGTGGCCATGGTGTGGGAGGGGAAGGATGTTGTCTTGACTGGCCGAAGGATCATCGGGGCCACCAGGCCCTGGGAGGCAGCTCCTGGCACCATCCGTGGTGACCATGCTGTGGAGGTTAGCAG GAATGTAATTCATGGAAGTGATTCTGTGGAGAACGGAAAGAAGGAGATCGCTCTGTGGTTCCCAGGAGGCTTGGCCGAATGGAAGAGCAACCTCCACCCTTGGATCTACGAGAACTGA